One part of the Caproiciproducens sp. CPB-2 genome encodes these proteins:
- a CDS encoding FGGY-family carbohydrate kinase: MSKKYILAVDGGSQSSKIVIFDLEGNIVCEEKENLRPVNLPSPGIVEHPDDDLWDSIAVASKKTLAKFDGDVKDIMAVGLCTIRFCRALLKKDGSLYSPVMSWMDQRVSRVHEQVSDEIAYVTTSSGYITHRFTGNFNDTAANYQGVWPMDTDTWQWYEDDRKIAEYNLTRDMLFHLQMPGTILGYVTKEASEATGIPEGLPVVATANDKAVEALGAGCTGEKTALISLGTYIAAMAQGHDNPKNTVNFWSNFASVPNQYLYESNGIRRGMWTVSWFKNVLGDSYAEKARSMGMSAEELLSREAEEVPVGSDGLMTVLDFLAPADQPFKKGIMIGFDGRHGRAHMYRSILEGIAMTMKSRVDEMCEELGLKLDNLIISGGGSNSDLFMQIFSDVFGIPASRNVVNGSAAVGSAICAAVAVGAYKTFDEAVAHMVRMRDTFRPDLQNTGKYARANAVYRDITKGTDDLLKRSYEIFS, from the coding sequence ATGAGTAAAAAATACATTTTAGCCGTCGACGGCGGTTCTCAGAGTTCTAAAATCGTAATTTTTGATCTGGAAGGGAATATTGTCTGCGAAGAGAAAGAAAACCTCAGGCCGGTCAATCTGCCGTCGCCGGGGATCGTAGAGCATCCCGATGACGATCTGTGGGATTCCATTGCGGTTGCCAGCAAAAAGACGCTGGCGAAATTTGACGGCGACGTCAAGGACATCATGGCGGTCGGGCTTTGCACCATCCGGTTCTGCCGGGCGCTCCTGAAAAAGGACGGTTCGCTGTATTCCCCGGTGATGAGCTGGATGGATCAGCGCGTTTCCCGCGTACATGAACAGGTTAGCGACGAAATCGCCTATGTCACCACTTCCTCCGGTTATATCACCCATCGCTTTACCGGCAATTTTAACGATACGGCCGCCAACTATCAGGGTGTCTGGCCGATGGATACGGACACATGGCAGTGGTATGAGGACGACCGGAAGATTGCCGAATACAATCTTACCCGCGACATGCTGTTCCATCTGCAGATGCCCGGCACGATCCTTGGCTACGTGACGAAGGAAGCCTCCGAGGCGACCGGGATTCCGGAAGGCCTTCCGGTCGTGGCGACCGCGAACGACAAGGCGGTTGAGGCGCTGGGCGCGGGCTGTACCGGCGAAAAGACGGCGTTGATCTCCCTGGGCACCTACATTGCCGCAATGGCTCAGGGCCACGACAATCCTAAGAATACCGTGAATTTCTGGAGCAACTTCGCTTCCGTTCCCAACCAGTACCTGTATGAAAGCAACGGCATCCGCCGCGGTATGTGGACGGTCAGCTGGTTCAAGAACGTACTGGGCGACAGCTACGCGGAGAAAGCCAGATCCATGGGCATGTCTGCGGAAGAGCTGCTGAGCAGGGAGGCGGAAGAGGTCCCCGTCGGAAGCGACGGCCTGATGACCGTTCTCGACTTCCTGGCCCCTGCGGACCAGCCGTTCAAAAAGGGTATCATGATCGGCTTTGACGGACGCCACGGCCGCGCGCATATGTACCGTTCCATTCTGGAAGGCATTGCCATGACCATGAAGAGCCGTGTGGACGAGATGTGCGAGGAGCTTGGCCTTAAGCTGGATAATCTCATCATTTCCGGCGGCGGTTCCAACAGCGATCTGTTCATGCAGATTTTCTCCGATGTTTTCGGGATTCCCGCTTCGCGCAACGTGGTGAACGGTTCCGCGGCGGTCGGCTCGGCAATCTGTGCCGCCGTTGCAGTCGGGGCTTACAAAACCTTCGACGAGGCTGTGGCCCATATGGTTCGCATGCGCGACACCTTCCGGCCCGATCTGCAGAATACCGGGAAATATGCGAGAGCGAACGCGGTCTATCGCGACATTACAAAGGGTACGGATGACCTCCTGAAGCGCTCCTATGAAATTTTCAGTTAA